The following proteins are co-located in the Enoplosus armatus isolate fEnoArm2 chromosome 10, fEnoArm2.hap1, whole genome shotgun sequence genome:
- the spdl1 gene encoding protein Spindly has product MELQNRLDEQRVEMTNALEALEQEKYSLQKEVELKTRMLGSLQSDYDCVKNQQRQQLQEQEEHLERSHSTALKELNKKMLSQQSALEESQLSEKQLRHKLEVQTETLNNKMEELRALNEHTQSSMTSEMMEVQVTITELENIKVELEQTLQESQYREQQLELTNSSLQRHLERITEEKEEREKEAVSWFNALEKSRVANRDLQIHLDHVLQQAQDPNSKGNSLFAELEDKRADMERQLISMKVQYQSLQKQHAFSKQQLQRMKVQIATLMQLQGSRADPAQLERLQSMLSEKNGEIQNLMTKLQRLEKVEMMLKSRPADPAPAESGNGHDETYYTDLLKMKLNNTVKDVERLGDELSLQRMKSLSESQRALELERKLFSSERLLKQAQSDKIKLQLRVEELQHKYEPKEAKKNLTQKRKKEKLPVDVIPSPEETTLDKGERIVAAEVDVTNAEAAGPEGDTSPAPEAVSSTEGVCIGGSEPEPRPAKCVKISGDDPVVIPNPSSPGTDCKEETEENQQHNQREERRKKPRTVEMIHVSSNSSMENQCAQQ; this is encoded by the exons ATGGAACTGCAGAACAGACTGGACGAGCAGAGGGTGGAGATGACCAACGCGCTCGAG gcCCTCGAGCAAGAGAAGTACTCCCTGCAGAAGGAAGTGGAGTTAAAGACTCGGATGCTTGGGTCCCTCCAGTCGGACTACGACTGCGTGAAGaaccagcagaggcagcagcttcAGGAGCAAGAAGAACATCTGGAGAGGAGCCACAGCACAGCACTCAAGGAGCTCAACAAAAAG ATGCTGAGTCAGCAGTCCGCCCTGGAGGAATCCCAGTTGAGCGAGAAACAGCTGAGACACAAACTCGAGGTGCAGACGGAGACTCTGAACAACAAGATGGAGGAGCTGCGAGCTCTGAACGAGCACACCCAGAGCTCCATGACATCCGAGATGATGGAGGTGCAGGTGACGATTACGGAGCTGGAGAACATTAAG GTGGAGTTGGAGCAGACTCTGCAGGAATCTCAgtacagagagcagcagctggagctgaCCAATAGCAGCCTACAGCGCCACCTGGAGCGAatcacagaggagaaagaggagagagagaaagaggctgtTTCCTGGTTTAATGCATTAGAG aaATCTCGTGTGGCGAACCGGGACCTCCAGATCCATTTGGACCACGTTCTACAACAGGCCCAGGATCCCAACAGCAAAGGGAACTCCCTGTTTGCTGAG ttggAGGATAAGCGCGCTGACATGGAGAGGCAGCTCATCAGCATGAAGGTCCAGTATCAGTCACTGCAGAAACAACACGCCttcagcaaacagcagctgcagcgcatgaag GTCCAGATAGCCACCCTGATGCAGCTCCAGGGTTCCAGGGCTGATCCTGCTCAGCTGGAGAGACTTCAGTCCATGCTCTCGGAGAAAAACGGAGAGATCCAAAATCTAATGACTAAACTGCAGAGACtggagaaggtggag atgATGTTGAAGTCTCGGCCAGCTGATCCTGCTCCAGCAGAAAGCGGCAACGGCCACGACGAAACGTACTACACCGACCTGCTCAAAATGAAGCTCAACAACACTGT taAGGATGTAGAGCGACTAGGAGATGAGCTCTCCCTGCAGAGGATGAAGTCTTTGTCAGAGAGCCAGAGGGCTTTGGAGTTGGAGAGGAAACTCTTCTCGTCCGAGCGGCTGCTCAAACAG GCTCAGAGCGACAAGATCAAACTGCAGCTACGAGTAGAGGAGCTGCAACACAAATATGAACCAAAAG AGGCGAAAAAGAATCTGAcccagaagagaaagaaagagaagcttCCCGTTGACGTCATACCCTCCCCCGAGGAAACCACGCTCGACAAGGGGGAGCGCATTGTTGCCGCGGAGGTGGATGTCACAAACGCTGAGGCTGCGGGACCTGAAGGGGACACTTCTCCTGCCCCCGAGGCAGTGAGCTCCACAGAAGGCGTGTGCATTGGAG GTTCAGAACCCGAGCCACGGCCTGCCAAGTGCGTGAAGATCAGCGGAGACGATCCTGTTGTGATTCCCAACCCCAG cTCTCCTGGGACTGACTGTaaagaggagacggaggagaacCAGCAGCACaaccagagagaggagagaagaaagaaacccAGGACTGTGGAAATGATCCACGTCAGCTCGAACAGCAGTATGGAGAACCAGTGTGCTCAGCAGTAG
- the trappc11 gene encoding trafficking protein particle complex subunit 11 translates to MMAGSQWELPPELCCRPMAFVALTGLDVVYNAVHRAIWDAFCANRRADRVPISFKVLPGDHEYPKCRTKRTSYEWYIPKGILKTGWMNKHLNLVPALVVLFYELDWDDPQWKEKQSECATKVEIVRTSLQGRNTKVAVVLIQKKTPLPPGEDLVASERASALCSACDLSGKSLFVLPHTDHLVGYIIRLENAFYEHAQTYYYTEIRRVKSHKEFLNKTTHQLLFVRHQFKIAFFSELKQDTQNALKYYRTAYSLVHELRSHETNILEIKTMAGFINYKICRLCFQHNTPLDAIAQFRKHIDLCKKKIGSAELAFEHAAWMSKQFQSFGELFDEAIKLGLTAIQTQNPGFYYQQAACYSQDRKQQAQQLCQAGLSYPSPEPLDTQSGGLDFYGQRPWRQGHQSIDPPDAEKEKTGILALQIKERDVPHSELIIALLSNAVAQFKKYKCPRMKSHLMVQMGEEYYHAKDYTKALKLLDYVMCDYRTERWWGLLTAILTTALRCAYLMASVKDYIIYCMELLGRASTLKEEQKSRIERNLIKVLANEVPDAEPECDLSSVSAARSLWNDRMALAGSNELTIEVQDYIPFIQCKAKFQSPSFHVDQPIQLQVFLRADCPHPVSFNKLAVSLSNQEYNQWCVVESSGQESMSLLPGKTKCYNFSFVAKTEDVGKKIEMTGIEMMLGGDSGRCAFVSWRGAGGDAASTHEALQASRSSRRWGRCVEARQELDWDSLTMQHSTMIISRVPKISVQLSHRPPALNNEMYCISLTVQSQEEGVAKDVKLTAGLKPGQDANLGQTTHVTLDGSKVCDDSAPALLPDIPLGDLKPGEKLDRCVYVKCVSTGPRVFLFHVAYSIDTTVEGRPIVCKCHKDETVTIETVVPFEVSVKFVSTKFEPLDRIAVDIPFLLMTDVLSSSPWPLLLASSSLQLLTMSSNTPQLQSQLQEVVLQTGECASECFCLRCPPLTNSNSTVATGQYLISWRRESSSADSPLIQTTVTLPHVILEFVPLYIHADLPSFGRVRESLSVRYHIENRTALVQEVEMAVEPSDAFMFSGLKQVRLRILPGSEQQMLYNYYPLMAGYQTLPQLNISLPRCPTTNTHTLRRFLPQRIFVKPQGRQLDDASIAAA, encoded by the exons ATGATGGCAGGTTCCCAGTGGGAGCTCCCTCCAGAGCTATGCTGTCGGCCCATGGCCTTTGTGGCTCTGACCGGTCTGGATGTGGTGTACAATGCCGTGCACCGGGCCATTTGGGACGCCTTCTGCGCCAACCGGCGAGCTGACAGAGTTCCTATCTCCTTCAAAGTCCTCCCGGGAGACCACGAGTACCCCAAATGTCGCACTAAG CGGACATCCTATGAGTGGTACATCCCTAAAGGCATCCTGAAGACAGGTTGGATGAATAAACACCTGAACCTGGTGCCAGCACTGGTTGTTCTCTTCTATGAACTGGACTGGGACGACCCACAGTGGAAAGAGAAACAGTCCGAATGTGCAACTAAAGTGGAGATTGTCAG GACCAGTCTTCAGGGCAGGAACACCAAGGTGGCTGTGGTTCTAATCCAGAAGAAAACTCCTTTACCTCCAG GAGAGGACCTAGTAGCATCGGAGAGAGCATCAGCTCTTTGTAGTGCCTGTGATCTGTCTGGCAAGAGTCTCTTCGTACTGCCACACACCGACCACTTGGTGGGCTACATTATAAG GCTGGAGAATGCTTTCTATGAACATGCTCAGACATACTACTACACTGAGATCCGTCGAGTCAAGTCACATAAAGAGTTCCTCAACAAGACAACGCATCAG ctgctgtttgtcagacaCCAGTTTAAAATTGCCTTCTTCAGTGAGCTGAAACAGGACACCCAGAATGCTCTCAA gTACTACAGAACTGCATACAGTCTCGTTCATGAGCTCAGATCCCACGAGACCAACATATTGGAGATCAAAACTATGGCTGGATTCATCAACTATAAG ATCTGCCGTCTGTGTTTCCAGCATAACACTCCTCTAGATGCTATAGCCCAGTTCAGGAAGCACATTGACCTGTGTAAGAAGAAGATCGGCAGTGCTGAACTGGCCTTCGAGCACGCCGCGTGGATGTCTAAACA GTTCCAGTCGTTTGGCGAGCTGTTTGACGAAGCGATAAAGTTGGGTCTGACAGCCATCCAGACCCAGAACCCTGGTTTCTACTACCAGCAAGCTGCCTGTTACAGCCAGGACAGGAAACAGCAGGCACAGCAGCTTTGCCAG GCTGGACTGAGTTATCCCTCCCCTGAACCATTGGACACCCAGAGTGGAGGGCTGGACTTCTATGGCCAGAGACCCTGGAGACAAGGACACCAGA GTATTGACCCTCCAGatgcagagaaggagaagacgGGGATTCTGGCGCTGCAGATTAAAGAGCGAGACGTACCACATTCT GAGCTGATAATAGCGCTTCTCAGTAACGCTGTCGCCCAGTTTAAGAAGTACAAGTGCCCTCGAATGAAGAGTCATCTCA TGGTGCAGATGGGAGAGGAATACTACCACGCTAAAGACTACACCAAAGCCCTGAA GCTGTTGGACTATGTGATGTGCGACTATCGCACAGAGCGATGGTGGGGCCTCCTGACAGCCATATTGACCACAGCTTTGCGCTGTGCTTATCTGATGGCCAGTGTTAAAGACTACATCATATACTGCATGGAGCTGCTGGGCAGAG CTTCGACCTTGAAGGAAGAGCAGAAGTCGAGGATTGAGAGGAATCTCATCAAAGTCCTGGCG AACGAAGTCCCGGACGCCGAGCCGGAGTGTGATCTGTCCTCCGTCAGCGCGGCCAGGTCGCTGTGGAACGACCGCATGGCCTTGGCTGGATCGAATGAGCTCACTATAGAAGTGCAGGACTACATCCCGTTCA TCCAGTGCAAGGCCAAGTTCCAGTCTCCTAGCTTCCATGTAGACCAGCCCATCCAACTTCAGGTTTTCCTCCGAGCTGACTGTCCTCATCCTGTGTCATTCAACAAGCTGGCCGTCAGCCTCAGTAACCAG gAGTACAACCAGTGGTGTGTGGTGGAGTCTTCAGGTCAGGAGAGTATGAGCCTGTTGCCTGGAAAAACCAAATGCTACAACTTCAGCTTTGTAGCAAAGACCGAAGACGTTGGCAAGAAGATAGAG ATGACAGGTATTGAGATGATGCTGGGCGGTGACAGTGGCCGCTGTGCGTTTGTGAGCTGGAGAGGGGCGGGCGGAGATGCGGCCTCCACCCACGAAGCCTTGCAGGCCAGCAGGTCGTCACGCCGTTGGGGGCGGTGCGTTGAGGCACGCCAAGAGCTGGACTGGGACAGCCTGACCATGCAGCACAGCACCAT GATCATCTCCAGAGTCCCAAAGATCTCTGTTCAGCTGAGCCACCGGCCTCCTGCGCTCAACAATGAAATGTACTGCATCAGCCTCACTGTTCAGTCACAGGAGGAGGGCGTGGCAAAGGATGTCAAACTGACAGCTGGCCTCAAACCAG GCCAGGATGCCAATCTAGGCCAGACCACGCACGTGACCCTTGACGGCTCAAAGGTTTGTGACGACTCTGCGCCCGCCCTGCTCCCTGACATACCTCTAGGAGATCTGAAGCCAGGCGagaag TTGGACAGATGTGTATATGTGAAGTGTGTGTCAACTGGACCGAGGGTCTTCCTGTTCCACGTGGCCTACAGCATTGACACCACAGTGGAAGGACGTCCGATTGTCTGCAAATGTCATAAG GATGAGACGGTTACCATAGAGACAGTGGTCCCTTTTGAGGTGTCTGTCAAGTTTGTGTCCACCAAG TTTGAGCCTTTGGATCGGATAGCGGTGGACATCCCCTTCCTATTGATGACAGACGTCCTCTCATCGTCTCCCTGGCCTCTTCTgctggcctcctcctctctgcagctgcttaCTATGAGCAGCAACACGCCACAGCTTCAGTCGCAGCTACAGGAAG tggttCTGCAGACAGGCGAATGCGCCAGCGAGTGTTTCTGTCTCCGGTGTCCACCACTGACCAACAGCAATAGCACTGTAGCAACAGGACAGTACCTGATATCCTGGAGGag AGAGTCCTCCAGCGCAGACAGTCCTCTCATCCAAACTACAGTCACTCTACCTCATGTCATCCTGGAGTTTGTTCCTCTTTACATCCACGCTG ATTTGCCGTCATTTGGGCGAGTCAGAGAGTCTCTGTCAGTCCGTTACCACATAGAGAACAGGACGGCTCTGGtgcaggaggtggagatggCGGTCGAGCCTTCTGACGCCTTCATGTTCTCTGGACTCAAACAG gtgcGTCTGCGTATCCTGCCCGGCTCAGAGCAGCAGATGTTGTATAACTATTACCCACTGATGGCTGGTTACCAAACACTACCACAGCTCAACATCAGCCTGCCTCGCTGCCCgaccaccaacacacacacgctgagaCGCTTCTTGCCCCAACGCATCTTTGTCAAG CCTCAGGGTCGACAGCTGGATGATGCCTCCATTGCTGCAGCTTGA